The Desulfosporosinus acidiphilus SJ4 genome has a window encoding:
- a CDS encoding vitamin B12-dependent ribonucleotide reductase: MSFEGQAPKNWQKANLTPNARVVLEKRYLKQKDGQATETPEDMMYRVANVIASIEEEMYGKGKAETKALAKEFYTMMANLEFMPNSPTLMNAGRDLGQLSACFVLPVDDSMEEIFDAIKNAAIIHKSGGGTGFSFSRLRPKNSTVRSTGGVASGPVSFMKVFNSATEAVKQGGTRRGANMGILRVDHPDILDFIRCKEDNKEITNFNISVGITEVFMKAVREGRDYDLIDPHSGASVGQLSALEVFDKIVDHAWKNGEPGIVFLDRLNEGNPTPQLGEIEATNPCGEQPLLPNEACNLGSINLKLMVTEKNGKMVINWERLSYVTRLSVRFLDNVIDANQYPLEIIDEVVKGNRKIGLGVMGFADMLILLQTSYATEEAVEYAEKVMKFIQTEARIESQRLAEERGTFPNYAGSVYDGVMKLRNATLTTIAPTGTISMICAASSGVEPLFAVAYTKTVMDGTSLVEVNPLFEAFAKDYNFYSPELMRKIAEKGTVLGLPEVPNWVQEVFTTAQEITPEWHIRIQAAFQKYTDNAVSKTINFANSATKEDIAEAYRLADELNCKGLTVYRDGSREEQVLSAGASVPSGVASGESGKNDIAKAQTAPAQIIAPSTPFVPEVNTVMPRPRPTTTIGVTEKIKIGCGNLYVSVNADEKGICEVFTNTGRAGGCSSQSEATARLISIALRSGLSVDAIIEQVKGIRCPACMRREGVSVTSCPDAIARVIKKYNEVGINVTQVAASDMGTVSAKELSSAKGRQGKTSEKKALSGVAPENACPECGMPINHESGCVVCTHCGYSKCG; this comes from the coding sequence TTGAGTTTCGAAGGACAAGCACCAAAAAACTGGCAGAAAGCAAATTTAACTCCTAATGCACGAGTTGTTTTGGAAAAAAGATATTTAAAACAAAAAGATGGACAAGCTACTGAAACACCGGAAGATATGATGTATCGGGTTGCCAATGTGATTGCTTCTATTGAAGAAGAGATGTATGGCAAGGGTAAAGCAGAAACGAAAGCCCTGGCTAAGGAATTTTATACAATGATGGCTAACCTTGAGTTTATGCCTAACTCACCGACCTTAATGAATGCCGGGCGGGATCTCGGGCAACTGAGTGCCTGCTTTGTATTACCGGTCGATGACAGTATGGAAGAGATTTTTGACGCTATTAAAAATGCGGCAATTATTCATAAATCCGGAGGAGGAACAGGTTTTAGTTTTTCTCGTCTGCGTCCTAAGAATAGTACGGTTCGTTCAACAGGTGGTGTGGCCTCGGGACCGGTTTCGTTTATGAAGGTCTTTAATTCCGCTACGGAGGCGGTTAAGCAGGGTGGAACCCGGCGTGGAGCTAATATGGGAATATTACGAGTCGACCACCCGGATATTTTAGATTTTATTCGCTGCAAAGAAGATAATAAGGAAATCACAAATTTTAATATATCCGTTGGAATAACGGAAGTGTTTATGAAAGCAGTTCGCGAGGGACGTGACTATGATCTCATTGATCCCCATTCCGGCGCTTCAGTAGGTCAATTGTCCGCTCTCGAGGTTTTTGATAAAATCGTTGATCACGCTTGGAAAAATGGAGAGCCGGGAATCGTCTTCCTCGATCGTTTAAATGAAGGCAATCCCACACCTCAGCTTGGTGAAATTGAAGCGACAAATCCTTGCGGAGAACAACCCTTGCTTCCCAATGAAGCGTGTAACTTAGGCTCCATTAATCTCAAACTCATGGTGACTGAGAAAAACGGTAAAATGGTTATCAATTGGGAGCGCCTAAGTTATGTTACCCGTTTGTCCGTGCGTTTTCTTGACAACGTCATTGATGCTAACCAGTATCCACTGGAGATCATTGACGAAGTTGTGAAAGGAAATCGTAAAATCGGACTTGGAGTCATGGGCTTTGCAGATATGCTCATTTTACTGCAAACTTCTTATGCGACGGAAGAAGCCGTGGAGTATGCGGAAAAGGTCATGAAATTTATTCAGACTGAAGCTCGTATTGAATCCCAGCGTTTGGCAGAAGAAAGAGGAACCTTCCCCAATTACGCGGGCTCTGTTTATGATGGTGTTATGAAACTGCGCAATGCGACTCTAACGACCATTGCTCCCACCGGGACGATCTCAATGATCTGCGCGGCCTCAAGCGGGGTTGAACCTCTCTTTGCGGTAGCTTATACAAAAACTGTCATGGATGGGACATCGTTGGTGGAAGTGAACCCCCTCTTTGAAGCCTTTGCGAAGGACTATAACTTTTATTCTCCTGAACTAATGCGTAAGATTGCCGAAAAGGGAACCGTTCTGGGGTTGCCTGAAGTTCCTAACTGGGTGCAGGAAGTCTTCACCACAGCGCAGGAGATTACTCCGGAATGGCATATTCGCATTCAGGCAGCTTTTCAAAAATATACAGATAACGCTGTTTCCAAGACGATTAACTTTGCCAATTCCGCCACGAAAGAAGACATTGCCGAGGCTTATCGCTTAGCTGATGAGCTGAATTGTAAAGGATTAACGGTTTATCGCGACGGAAGCAGGGAGGAACAAGTGCTTTCCGCAGGGGCTTCGGTTCCGTCAGGTGTTGCCTCTGGAGAATCTGGAAAAAATGATATAGCAAAAGCTCAAACAGCTCCGGCACAGATCATCGCTCCCAGTACTCCGTTTGTTCCTGAAGTGAACACCGTGATGCCTCGTCCGAGACCAACGACCACCATAGGCGTTACTGAAAAGATCAAGATCGGCTGCGGCAATCTCTACGTTAGTGTCAATGCTGATGAAAAAGGCATCTGTGAAGTATTCACGAATACCGGGAGGGCTGGAGGATGCTCCTCCCAATCAGAGGCTACGGCACGACTGATTTCAATCGCCCTGCGTTCCGGTTTGTCTGTTGATGCTATTATCGAACAAGTAAAAGGAATTCGCTGCCCGGCATGTATGCGGCGTGAAGGAGTCAGTGTAACGTCCTGTCCGGACGCAATTGCCCGGGTCATTAAGAAATACAACGAAGTTGGAATTAATGTTACTCAAGTTGCGGCCAGTGATATGGGAACTGTTTCAGCAAAGGAACTTTCAAGTGCCAAGGGTCGTCAGGGAAAGACTTCAGAAAAGAAAGCCCTTTCGGGTGTTGCCCCTGAGAATGCTTGCCCAGAGTGCGGCATGCCCATTAATCACGAGAGCGGTTGCGTCGTCTGCACCCATTGCGGTTATTCGAAGTGTGGGTAA
- a CDS encoding GNAT family N-acetyltransferase, with protein MKYLMTDNPKGQDISVILDNLRKYNLSRIELNVVKPLAIFVNDENDNIMGGISAETHGNWLKILFLWIDEKIRAQKIGSKLLKDAEAEAIKRGCKYSFVDTFSFQAKNFYIMSGYKEVFTLEEYPLTSKRHYFVKQLTGDKVTP; from the coding sequence ATGAAATATTTGATGACTGATAATCCAAAAGGCCAAGATATAAGTGTAATTCTAGACAATTTGAGAAAATACAATCTTTCTCGTATTGAGTTAAATGTGGTTAAACCCCTAGCAATTTTCGTTAATGATGAAAATGACAATATAATGGGGGGGATTTCAGCAGAAACTCATGGCAATTGGTTAAAAATATTATTTTTATGGATTGATGAAAAAATAAGAGCTCAGAAAATTGGTTCAAAGCTGTTGAAAGATGCTGAAGCAGAAGCAATAAAAAGAGGCTGTAAATATTCATTTGTTGATACTTTTAGTTTTCAAGCCAAGAATTTTTATATAATGTCAGGATATAAGGAAGTTTTTACATTAGAAGAATATCCACTGACCAGTAAACGGCATTATTTTGTAAAACAATTGACGGGAGATAAAGTTACTCCCTAG
- a CDS encoding GNAT family N-acetyltransferase, with translation MAILRTPRLYMRKIQTDDYSSVCSILQDIDVMYAWEHAFSDEEVVQWIDENIMRYNRDGFSYWAVIEKASDKLIGVTGLISEQADDENYVGVGYIYQKSYWGNAYAFEAALACVDYAFNILHLNEITAQIRPENTASRKVAERLGMSIKKQFIRRYKNKDIPHLLYSRTI, from the coding sequence ATGGCTATTTTGCGAACACCACGTTTGTACATGCGGAAAATACAAACAGATGATTATAGTTCTGTCTGCTCAATTTTGCAGGACATTGATGTCATGTATGCTTGGGAACATGCCTTTTCTGATGAGGAAGTAGTGCAGTGGATTGACGAAAATATTATGAGATACAATAGGGACGGTTTTAGTTACTGGGCAGTAATAGAAAAAGCGTCCGATAAGTTAATTGGGGTCACCGGGTTAATTTCTGAACAAGCTGATGATGAAAACTATGTTGGAGTTGGCTATATTTATCAAAAATCATATTGGGGAAATGCGTATGCCTTTGAAGCAGCTTTAGCTTGTGTTGATTATGCTTTTAATATTTTGCATCTAAATGAAATTACTGCGCAAATCCGACCGGAGAATACGGCTTCAAGAAAAGTGGCTGAAAGACTTGGCATGTCTATAAAGAAGCAGTTTATTAGACGTTATAAAAACAAAGACATACCTCATCTTCTTTATAGCCGTACAATATAG
- a CDS encoding DUF3795 domain-containing protein — MEEIAFCGNNCTMCPRYTATVSGDILRLKAVAELWYRLGYRDTIVSTDKIMCYGCPSSSFCRYEIQQCASEKRVNNCGSCKEYPCYLMIKCFEQTQKYAESLKWKCTEKEYRCLEIAFFSKKENLDSANN, encoded by the coding sequence ATGGAGGAAATCGCCTTTTGCGGAAATAATTGTACTATGTGTCCAAGATATACTGCTACTGTGAGTGGCGATATCTTAAGGCTTAAAGCGGTCGCAGAATTATGGTATCGTCTCGGTTACCGCGATACGATTGTATCGACCGACAAAATTATGTGTTACGGATGTCCCTCCTCAAGTTTTTGTAGGTATGAAATACAGCAATGTGCTTCTGAAAAGAGAGTGAACAACTGTGGAAGTTGCAAAGAATATCCTTGTTATCTTATGATTAAATGTTTTGAACAGACGCAAAAGTATGCAGAGAGCTTAAAGTGGAAATGCACGGAAAAAGAGTACCGCTGCTTAGAAATAGCTTTCTTTTCAAAAAAGGAAAACTTGGATAGTGCTAATAATTGA
- a CDS encoding class I SAM-dependent methyltransferase — MEITNYKNIAEIYDKNKYRQEIKPDEDLKNYIDGWTTSDINALDLACGTGIYLLNQINYFQDLNIKWFGLDASEEMLLKAKSKISNCRFTNGLAEELPYDSSYFNFVVSNYAFHHFCHKSDVLNEVSRVLKKNGVFKIHNISVHDMRHWWIYEFFPSTYFEDLKRFWPKDLIFNELSNRGFDVNVRVEYVMKANKIADFMDHVYNRDISALNLISDEEYHQGIEIMEYKIKRDSEALVVDDFADIVFVASKR, encoded by the coding sequence ATGGAGATAACTAACTACAAAAACATTGCTGAAATTTATGACAAGAATAAGTATCGCCAAGAGATTAAACCCGATGAAGATTTGAAGAATTATATTGATGGTTGGACTACCTCAGATATTAATGCTTTAGATTTAGCCTGTGGGACTGGCATCTACTTGCTTAATCAGATTAACTATTTTCAGGACCTTAATATCAAATGGTTTGGATTGGATGCTTCAGAAGAAATGTTACTCAAGGCTAAAAGTAAAATTTCTAACTGCAGGTTTACAAATGGTTTGGCGGAAGAGCTTCCATATGATTCAAGTTACTTTAATTTTGTCGTTAGTAACTATGCATTCCATCACTTTTGCCATAAGTCGGATGTTTTAAACGAAGTAAGCAGGGTCTTAAAGAAAAATGGAGTTTTCAAAATACATAATATTTCGGTTCACGACATGAGGCATTGGTGGATCTATGAATTTTTTCCATCCACGTATTTTGAGGATCTTAAGCGATTCTGGCCAAAGGATTTAATATTTAATGAGTTATCGAATAGAGGTTTCGACGTTAATGTTCGCGTGGAGTATGTAATGAAAGCTAATAAAATAGCTGACTTTATGGATCATGTCTATAACAGGGATATCTCTGCTCTTAACTTAATTAGTGATGAGGAATATCACCAGGGGATAGAAATAATGGAATATAAGATCAAAAGAGACTCAGAAGCGTTAGTAGTAGATGATTTTGCAGATATAGTTTTTGTAGCTTCGAAAAGATAG
- a CDS encoding IS1182 family transposase codes for MLKTKLHTKNYNELGGHYQLALPFNFNVLIPEDDSVRLLSHILEGLNYEALYKAYSSTGRKPVVEPKILFKVLTYAYMNNIYSSRKIEVACKRDINFMWLLAGCKAPDHSTIARFRKDYLKEAIEDLFFQMVKHLHELGEVEFKNLFVDGTKIEASANRYTFVWKKVVNKNEAKMFLKIQSCLEEINLTYLKDFNVTKETLLKDLKTAISYLEEKCQQEQIEFVHGIGKRKSKLQKFIESLKEFYTRQEKYNAHHQFFEGRNSYSKTDPDATFMHMKDDHMRNAQLKPAYNVQIGVESEYVTGVGIFQDRNDIATLIPFLNMLESKLQAHYENVTADSGYESEENYLYLEGKHQTCYIKPQTYEQWKKKSFKKDISKRENMAYNAEIDEYTCHNGKQLKPVGITHRTSATGYQSEITVYECEDCSDCPCKSRCTKAKGNRRMQVSKTFVAKRQISYRNITTKEGILLRVNRSIQVEGAFGVLKNDYNFNRFLTRGKNSVKTEFMLLCFGYNVNKLHSKIQNERIGKPLHPLKTA; via the coding sequence ATGCTAAAAACCAAATTACACACTAAGAATTATAACGAATTAGGTGGACACTATCAATTAGCTTTGCCATTTAATTTTAACGTGTTAATACCAGAGGATGACTCCGTTCGACTACTAAGCCACATTTTGGAGGGATTAAATTACGAAGCGTTGTATAAGGCCTACTCTTCCACTGGAAGAAAACCGGTAGTCGAACCCAAAATCCTGTTTAAAGTATTGACCTATGCCTATATGAATAACATTTACTCCAGCCGAAAAATTGAAGTCGCCTGTAAAAGAGACATTAACTTCATGTGGTTATTGGCAGGATGCAAAGCACCTGACCACAGCACCATTGCTCGATTCCGAAAAGACTATCTGAAGGAAGCCATAGAAGACCTCTTTTTCCAAATGGTAAAGCATTTACATGAGCTTGGTGAAGTAGAGTTTAAGAACCTCTTTGTCGATGGAACAAAAATTGAAGCCAGTGCTAACCGTTATACCTTTGTCTGGAAAAAAGTCGTTAACAAAAATGAGGCAAAGATGTTCTTGAAAATTCAGTCTTGTCTTGAGGAGATCAATTTGACCTATTTAAAGGACTTCAACGTAACCAAAGAGACGTTACTTAAGGATCTTAAGACTGCTATCTCTTACCTAGAAGAAAAATGTCAGCAAGAGCAGATTGAATTTGTTCACGGTATTGGAAAACGGAAATCAAAGCTGCAGAAATTTATAGAAAGCCTGAAGGAATTCTATACCCGGCAAGAAAAGTACAATGCACATCACCAATTCTTCGAAGGAAGAAATAGCTACTCTAAGACCGATCCTGATGCAACGTTCATGCATATGAAAGATGATCATATGCGCAATGCTCAGTTAAAGCCGGCTTACAATGTCCAGATTGGCGTGGAAAGCGAATATGTAACAGGGGTTGGGATCTTCCAGGATCGTAACGACATAGCCACATTAATTCCTTTTTTAAACATGCTTGAATCAAAACTACAGGCGCATTATGAGAATGTTACCGCAGACTCTGGTTATGAGAGCGAAGAGAACTATCTTTATCTCGAAGGAAAACATCAGACCTGCTACATAAAGCCACAGACCTATGAACAATGGAAAAAGAAGAGCTTCAAAAAAGATATTAGTAAGCGAGAAAACATGGCTTACAATGCGGAAATCGATGAATACACGTGTCATAATGGAAAACAACTCAAACCCGTTGGAATCACTCATCGAACATCAGCAACCGGTTACCAGTCCGAAATAACAGTCTATGAATGTGAAGACTGCAGTGACTGTCCGTGTAAAAGTCGCTGTACAAAAGCTAAAGGCAATCGACGAATGCAAGTATCCAAAACGTTTGTGGCCAAACGCCAGATCTCGTATAGAAACATCACAACCAAAGAAGGAATACTGCTAAGAGTAAATCGGTCCATACAGGTTGAAGGAGCCTTTGGGGTCCTCAAAAATGACTATAACTTCAACCGCTTTCTAACACGAGGCAAAAACAGTGTGAAAACTGAATTTATGCTGCTGTGTTTTGGGTATAACGTGAATAAACTTCACTCTAAAATACAAAATGAACGAATTGGGAAACCCCTTCATCCACTAAAAACCGCATAA
- a CDS encoding 4Fe-4S binding protein — protein MPRKINKSDCVGCGTCQRVCIIGCITEEKDRKRTIKESGCVDCGACQLACPKKCISSN, from the coding sequence ATGCCTAGAAAAATTAATAAATCAGATTGTGTAGGTTGTGGAACTTGCCAACGAGTATGCATTATTGGATGTATCACAGAAGAGAAAGATAGAAAGAGAACAATCAAGGAATCTGGTTGTGTTGACTGCGGTGCATGTCAACTTGCTTGTCCTAAAAAATGCATTTCAAGTAATTAA
- a CDS encoding pyridoxamine 5'-phosphate oxidase family protein, whose protein sequence is MFTEKFFEVLNHEGVVSIVTCSNDEAHVSNTWNSYLIIVEGNKILIPAAAMIKTEENINANPKVKLTLGSKEVMGYKYMGTGFLLEGTAKFLKDGDNFKMMKEKCPFLTRTLEITVTSCKQTL, encoded by the coding sequence ATGTTTACAGAAAAATTTTTTGAAGTCCTAAATCATGAAGGTGTAGTTTCTATTGTAACCTGTTCAAATGATGAAGCTCATGTCTCTAATACATGGAACAGTTATTTAATTATCGTCGAAGGAAATAAAATTTTAATTCCTGCAGCTGCTATGATTAAAACAGAAGAAAATATTAATGCTAACCCTAAAGTTAAATTGACTCTTGGTAGTAAGGAAGTAATGGGCTACAAATATATGGGAACTGGATTTTTACTTGAAGGAACTGCCAAATTCCTAAAAGATGGAGATAACTTTAAGATGATGAAAGAAAAGTGTCCATTCCTTACAAGAACATTAGAAATTACAGTTACTTCTTGTAAACAAACATTATAA
- a CDS encoding RrF2 family transcriptional regulator, protein MKFSVGVEYAIHCLLYMVNAEEGKSVGIRDLATFQGISETYLSKIYAKLSKSGIIKSIPGVKGGYALARNAEEITFWDVVEAVEGSEPFFQCAEIRQNNILLDKDNLPDTYTKCPCLIKVVMSEAEDEMRKYLSNKTLAWLYDEVYNKILPKEMRNATIEWFSNARK, encoded by the coding sequence ATGAAATTTTCAGTAGGAGTAGAATATGCAATACATTGCTTATTATACATGGTAAATGCAGAAGAAGGTAAATCTGTGGGAATAAGGGATTTAGCGACATTTCAAGGTATCTCGGAAACTTATTTATCAAAAATATATGCAAAATTAAGTAAGTCAGGAATTATAAAATCTATACCAGGTGTAAAAGGTGGTTATGCACTAGCTCGTAATGCAGAAGAAATAACATTTTGGGATGTTGTTGAAGCAGTAGAAGGAAGTGAACCATTTTTTCAGTGTGCAGAAATACGACAAAATAATATATTATTAGACAAAGACAATTTACCAGATACATATACCAAATGTCCTTGTTTAATAAAAGTTGTAATGTCAGAAGCAGAAGATGAAATGAGAAAATATTTAAGTAATAAGACATTGGCCTGGCTATATGATGAGGTATATAACAAAATACTTCCGAAGGAAATGAGAAATGCAACAATTGAATGGTTTAGTAATGCGAGGAAGTAG
- a CDS encoding IS1634 family transposase — protein MFLKKVTIKKEGKTYSYYKIVASYRDKDGKPKHRLIQNLGVLSDEDATRMKMILQVQQDADLSLTKSSDIVVTKHWMFLPILLLHSLWEKFNLHRFFSNGLLTEAMVLNRCIEPRSKIHVMEWVQDTVLPAIHRSSAKPSDFAVYRELDDLNKRESALQAHLYQQLLQFDPSVGEGFFYDITSTYLEGSKCVIAKLGYSRDHRPDLQQIVIALMVTPLGSPFYWKVLEGNTQDVTTLPDVVKELKKRFGLTRCHLVFDRGMVSDDHLNLLERQELTYLSAMDKDEMASHSLFNEFMPEPASKDDYEQILALHEFQPTDENQFFYTREGQIDQRRFIFSFDVTRFYEDIESREKRVAQAMAWITEKNDSLAVAKKSRNKETIERDIKTMIAKRKLKSVLLVTVTPIELTVTKSDKTTRIVQSFRLSAEIDKNKEQQKRRLDGITCFITNDLNIPQRDVIQKYREKNKIEEAFREMKSQLALRPIYLTRPERVKAHVSICIIAYLLINSIEIILRNSGIALSSEELLRQVSSCQLNQVGLKSSTQRSLTITEMTEQQEQWVKLFHCEKMMKPKVINQFDDFLLKNTL, from the coding sequence ATGTTTCTAAAGAAAGTTACCATTAAAAAAGAAGGCAAAACCTACAGTTACTACAAAATTGTTGCTTCTTATCGAGATAAAGATGGAAAACCCAAGCACCGTCTCATTCAAAACCTTGGTGTTTTATCCGACGAGGATGCCACAAGGATGAAAATGATTCTTCAGGTTCAGCAGGATGCTGATCTTTCCCTTACTAAGAGTTCCGATATCGTAGTCACAAAGCATTGGATGTTTCTACCCATCCTTCTATTACATTCGCTGTGGGAGAAATTCAACTTGCATCGCTTTTTCTCTAATGGCTTGCTTACAGAAGCGATGGTCCTCAATCGTTGTATAGAACCTCGAAGTAAAATCCATGTCATGGAGTGGGTTCAAGATACGGTTTTACCAGCAATACACCGTAGTTCAGCCAAACCTTCTGATTTTGCTGTTTATCGTGAATTAGATGATCTGAACAAGCGGGAATCTGCCTTACAGGCTCATCTCTATCAGCAACTTCTGCAGTTTGATCCTTCAGTCGGGGAAGGCTTTTTCTATGACATTACTTCAACTTATTTGGAAGGTAGCAAATGTGTTATTGCCAAGCTGGGTTATTCGAGAGATCACCGCCCCGACTTGCAACAAATTGTAATCGCATTAATGGTTACTCCTCTTGGTTCTCCTTTCTATTGGAAGGTGCTTGAAGGTAACACTCAGGACGTCACCACGCTGCCTGACGTGGTCAAAGAATTGAAAAAACGATTTGGTTTGACTCGATGTCATCTTGTATTTGATCGAGGCATGGTGTCCGATGATCATTTAAACCTTCTTGAACGGCAAGAACTCACCTATTTGTCGGCAATGGACAAGGATGAGATGGCTAGCCACTCGCTATTCAACGAATTCATGCCAGAGCCTGCTTCAAAAGATGATTATGAGCAGATACTAGCACTTCATGAATTTCAGCCAACGGATGAAAATCAGTTTTTTTATACACGTGAGGGGCAAATTGATCAGCGCCGATTCATTTTCTCTTTTGATGTTACTCGATTTTATGAGGACATTGAATCAAGAGAAAAGCGAGTAGCTCAGGCCATGGCTTGGATCACGGAGAAAAATGACAGTCTGGCGGTTGCCAAAAAGTCGCGTAATAAGGAAACGATTGAGCGAGATATCAAGACAATGATTGCTAAACGAAAACTCAAATCGGTACTTCTCGTGACTGTTACGCCTATTGAACTGACAGTAACTAAAAGTGATAAGACGACACGAATTGTACAATCTTTCCGATTATCGGCCGAGATTGATAAGAACAAGGAACAGCAGAAAAGGCGATTGGACGGAATAACCTGTTTTATTACGAACGATTTGAACATACCACAAAGGGATGTGATTCAAAAGTATCGAGAGAAAAATAAGATTGAAGAAGCTTTCCGCGAGATGAAATCACAGCTTGCTCTACGCCCTATCTATTTGACACGGCCAGAACGTGTAAAAGCCCATGTGAGCATATGCATTATAGCTTACTTGCTGATAAACTCAATCGAGATAATCCTCAGGAATTCAGGAATCGCACTATCATCTGAAGAGCTACTAAGGCAGGTAAGCAGTTGTCAATTAAATCAGGTTGGCTTAAAAAGCTCTACCCAACGTTCTCTAACTATTACGGAGATGACGGAACAGCAGGAACAATGGGTCAAATTGTTTCATTGCGAAAAAATGATGAAACCAAAAGTGATCAACCAATTTGATGATTTCTTACTGAAAAACACGTTGTAG
- a CDS encoding Imm1 family immunity protein, producing the protein MNSKNQYKQIWLETEDEQAMCALINGDKGWLMYLRYNGDSGFSSRNPNYNGDPRAVLEYYLDNGQCDEYPLSWTLPIVEVERALDYFKKEKKPPKFITWHNDSGDNETI; encoded by the coding sequence ATGAACAGCAAAAACCAATATAAGCAAATATGGCTTGAAACTGAAGATGAACAGGCTATGTGTGCATTGATTAACGGTGATAAGGGCTGGTTAATGTATCTGAGATATAATGGTGATTCGGGTTTCAGTTCAAGAAATCCAAATTATAATGGTGACCCAAGAGCAGTATTGGAATATTACCTCGATAATGGTCAATGCGACGAATACCCTTTATCTTGGACGCTACCAATAGTAGAAGTAGAGCGTGCATTGGATTATTTTAAAAAAGAAAAGAAACCCCCTAAATTCATAACTTGGCACAATGACTCAGGAGATAACGAAACAATATAA
- a CDS encoding flippase, with the protein MELRLVLKNAVALSVASVLSKVITAVVAIAVARYLGPDTFGEYGKALAFVSVFIIFTDFGLSNYMVQEGSRDESVLPLFLGNTLLMKMFTLLAIYALMLVLMHPADFNQSIQSMIIVFGLASSLNALDSTVYNYFQAKQQMYYAAIYQFLSTFLIGALTILVVIMKEDVLMITVAQLVATVLISLMLYVHLRRHIRLEFDLRRLIEMLKKGLPYGMAAIFLYVYFQIDMLMLTLMRSSFEVGIYKAAYGLISVLLFIPGILTSVLYPILYQLGVESKEKHQGTIEKIFKVLSAVGISGSVLLFVLANPLLTWIYNNRFPQSIPIMMLLSWFFALECLSFSLGDVLTTTNRQWTRAKIQGGASLINILINLYAIPRYGIYGASVATLITELYVFVMYYGIVRHQVYKIQIWRQLPVIVFASMVMALTAYILRHLHPLASASIAGILYLIILISLDKDFQRIGGYVLRQKTRLF; encoded by the coding sequence GTGGAACTTCGTTTAGTCCTTAAGAATGCTGTCGCGTTAAGCGTGGCCAGTGTGCTTTCCAAAGTGATTACTGCTGTTGTGGCAATTGCAGTCGCTCGTTATCTAGGACCGGATACGTTTGGCGAATACGGTAAAGCTCTGGCTTTTGTCAGTGTGTTTATCATATTCACGGATTTTGGTTTGAGCAACTACATGGTTCAAGAAGGTTCGCGTGATGAAAGCGTATTACCGCTGTTCCTGGGGAATACCCTCTTAATGAAGATGTTTACGTTGCTAGCCATTTACGCGCTCATGCTTGTCTTAATGCATCCTGCCGACTTTAACCAGTCGATTCAAAGCATGATCATCGTTTTTGGGCTGGCCAGCAGTTTAAACGCCTTAGATAGCACAGTTTATAACTATTTTCAGGCCAAACAGCAAATGTATTACGCTGCCATCTACCAGTTTTTATCGACGTTTCTTATTGGGGCCTTGACTATCTTGGTTGTGATCATGAAGGAAGATGTTTTGATGATCACAGTCGCCCAACTAGTGGCGACCGTTCTGATTTCGCTTATGTTATACGTCCACCTTCGGCGTCACATACGCCTTGAATTTGATCTGCGCCGCCTGATTGAGATGCTTAAGAAGGGACTGCCCTATGGGATGGCCGCTATATTTTTATATGTCTATTTTCAGATTGACATGCTTATGCTTACCTTAATGAGGTCGTCGTTTGAAGTAGGAATTTATAAGGCAGCCTATGGTTTGATTTCTGTACTCTTATTTATCCCTGGGATTTTGACAAGTGTACTTTACCCAATCTTATACCAGCTTGGGGTGGAGAGTAAGGAAAAACACCAAGGAACTATTGAAAAGATCTTTAAAGTCCTGAGTGCTGTCGGAATTTCCGGCAGCGTACTGTTATTTGTTTTGGCCAATCCTTTGCTGACTTGGATCTATAATAATCGTTTTCCACAATCGATCCCGATCATGATGCTCTTAAGTTGGTTTTTCGCCCTTGAATGTTTAAGTTTTTCACTAGGGGATGTATTAACAACAACAAACCGGCAATGGACCCGAGCTAAAATTCAGGGGGGAGCCTCTTTAATAAATATCCTCATTAATCTTTATGCAATTCCTCGTTATGGAATTTATGGCGCGAGCGTAGCGACACTGATCACTGAACTGTACGTGTTCGTCATGTACTACGGGATTGTACGGCATCAGGTTTACAAAATTCAGATCTGGCGACAACTTCCCGTCATCGTCTTTGCCTCAATGGTTATGGCCCTTACAGCCTATATACTTCGCCATCTTCATCCTCTTGCATCAGCATCCATAGCGGGAATCCTTTACTTAATTATACTAATTAGTCTTGATAAAGATTTCCAACGTATAGGCGGGTACGTTCTGCGCCAAAAGACACGGCTATTTTAA